The DNA sequence GCAATGTGAATGACATCCGATACTTCTCCTTGCTTTTATGAATTTACTATCATTTTAAACGATAATTCGCTCTTTTCATATATTTATAACTATGCAGCTGCCAGGCCGTGCGGAAGGAGCTCTTATAAGCTAAAAAAAATAAACAAAAAACCCTTTCCTTAAAGGGAAAGGGCCTGGAATATTTTATTTCACTGTCTGCGGCTTAGCAACATGGCTTAAGACGTGCTTCATGACAAACGAGTATACAGCGATCACACCAATAATAAAAACAGATACCATATGTAACACCGTCCTTGGTTGAATTATTTTTTCAATTGAGAATAATATTCAGCCTCATTTAGAAGTTTATCATCAATGATAATCATTTTCAACTGCTTTCTTCAGAAATTCGTTTTCTTCCTGGAAGAAAACGGTTACGCCGCAATTTTTGCCGGTATTCAGTCAGGCCGCTGAGAGCCTGTTCTTCTGCAGGTATCCTGACTGAGAGGATGGCTAGATTAAGAATTGAAAATACGGCCAATGTCCAATACGCCTGGAACATCAGAGGAAAAGCGAGGAATTCCAAGGTTACAATTACATAGTTCGGATGCCGGATGAACCGGTAAGGCCCTCTCATGACCACATTGGCATGGGGTATAACCAGGATTTTTGTATTCCAGTACTTCCCCAGGGAAAGCAGTGCCCAGAGCCGGCCAGCCTGAGTGATTATGATCACTGTCAAAATTGCTGGCCACAAGGACGAAAGGGTCCTGCTCCCCCACGAAACCTCAAAACTGTAAAAAAGAAAGAAAGAAGCATGAATCATGACCATTATACTGTAGTGCCCCTTGCCAAACTCAAGGGCTCCCCGGCTTTTCATCCATTTTTCATTGCTTCTGGCTACTGCCAGTTCCCCGACCCTTTGGAGCATGATGATCAAAATAAAAACAGTGAACCAATCCATATCATTCCCACCTCAGCAATAGCAGTTCAGAGCTGAAGCCCGGCCCCAGTGCTGCCGCAATCCCAAGCTCGCCTGCCTTCCCTTTTTCCATGAATCTTCTCAGTAC is a window from the Bacillus infantis NRRL B-14911 genome containing:
- a CDS encoding isoprenylcysteine carboxyl methyltransferase family protein, with the protein product MDWFTVFILIIMLQRVGELAVARSNEKWMKSRGALEFGKGHYSIMVMIHASFFLFYSFEVSWGSRTLSSLWPAILTVIIITQAGRLWALLSLGKYWNTKILVIPHANVVMRGPYRFIRHPNYVIVTLEFLAFPLMFQAYWTLAVFSILNLAILSVRIPAEEQALSGLTEYRQKLRRNRFLPGRKRISEESS